Proteins from one Patescibacteria group bacterium genomic window:
- the infC gene encoding translation initiation factor IF-3: MRRIWKRAKPKLEKRFKTNDLIRVLEVSVIDENGENIGIISTAKAKEMASELGMDLVEVNPVAEPPVCKIMNYGQFKYEQEKKAHKQKIQQKKTETKGVRLSVRISEHDFNFRMDQAVKFLEKGNKLKIELSLKGREKAHPEKAREIIGVFVQKLQEKEGMNLIPEQDLTMQGGKFIMILVNKI; encoded by the coding sequence ATGCGTAGAATTTGGAAACGGGCAAAGCCGAAATTAGAAAAGCGATTTAAAACTAATGACCTCATTAGAGTGCTAGAAGTGTCCGTAATTGATGAAAATGGTGAAAATATTGGTATTATTAGCACCGCAAAGGCAAAAGAGATGGCCTCGGAATTGGGCATGGATTTGGTGGAAGTGAACCCAGTGGCTGAACCACCGGTTTGTAAAATCATGAATTATGGCCAATTTAAGTATGAACAGGAGAAAAAGGCCCATAAACAGAAGATTCAACAAAAAAAGACTGAAACCAAGGGTGTTCGTTTGTCGGTTCGTATTAGTGAACATGACTTTAATTTCCGAATGGATCAAGCGGTTAAATTTTTGGAAAAAGGCAACAAACTTAAAATTGAACTATCTTTAAAAGGAAGAGAAAAAGCGCACCCAGAGAAGGCAAGGGAGATAATTGGTGTTTTTGTGCAAAAGTTACAAGAAAAAGAGGGTATGAATCTGATTCCAGAGCAAGACTTGACAATGCAGGGTGGAAAGTTTATAATGATATTGGTAAATAAAATATAA